The Amycolatopsis coloradensis sequence CGGTCATCTTGGAGACCCGCATCAGCGTGGCCACCTCGGCGACCGTCAGGAACTGGACCTGGCCCACTGAGGGCAGATCGTCTTTCTTGTTCGGCGGCATGATTCACCGTGTCCTTCGACACGTGTCGCGCCACGAGGCTTCCCCACCTGTGGTATCGACACGCACGTGCTCTCCTGAGAGTAGCGGGACACGTGTGGCTAAAGCGACGCGAGTCACCGAGATGGGCCCGTACGACTACGCATTCAGTCCTCTGGATGCGGTAGTCAGACGACGAACTACCGCATCCAGAGGACTAAGTGCGGGGATCGTGGGCGGCGCCCAGCTCGGTCGAGCGGTCCTTCGCGGCCTCGATGGCGGCCAGCAGCGCCGCGCGGACGCCGTGCTTCTCCAGCTCGCGGATGGCGTTGATGGTCGTCCCGGCGGGCGAGGTGACGGCTTCGCGCAGCAGCACCGGGTGTTCGTCGGATTCGGCGAGCATCTTCGCCGCCCCGACCGCCGACTGGATGATCAGCTGCCCGGCGAGCGCGCGGGGCAGGCCGAGCAGGATCCCGGCGTCGATCATGGCCTCGACCAGGTAGAAGAAGTACGCGGGACCGGAGCCGGACAGCGCCGTGACGGCGTCCTGCTGCGACTCGGGCACCTCGACGACCTGTCCGACGTGCGACAGCAGGTCCTTCACCACCGCGATGTGCTCGGCGGTCGCGTGCGCCCCCGCGGAGACCGCGCTCATCGCCTCTCCGACGAGCATCGGGGTGTTCGGCATGACCCGCACCACCGGGACGCCGTCGGCCAGCCTGCGCTCGTACAGGGCGGTCGGGAGGCCCGCGCACAGCGAGACCACCAGTGACTCCGCGCCGAGCAACGGCGCGAGCTCGTCCAGCACCGGTTCGATGTCCTGCGGTTTGACCGCGACGACCAGCACGTCGGCCCGGCGGGCGGCGTCGGCGACGGTGACCCCGTGCACGCCGTAGCGCTCGGTCAGCTCGGCCGCGCGCGCCGGGTACCGCTCGGTGAACAGCAGGTCGTCCGGGCTGTGCCCGCCGTGCAGCAGGCCCGATAGCAGGGCCTCCCCGATCTTCCCGGCACCCAGAACCGCGATCACGCTCATGCCCTCTTCCCGTACTGGGTCACGTTCCGTCGTATGAGCGGGCACTGGGTCGATGATTCGCGCGCAAGCTCGCTCATGCTCTTCAGCGTGCCAAACGGCCGTCAGCCACCGGGCGCCGGGGCAAGCGCCAGCTGCCGCGCCTGGCAGACGAGCCTGCCCTGCGAGTCGACCACGAGCGCGTCCGAGTCGAACCAGGCCTCGTGCACCGACTGGCTCTGGACGAGCACCCGCAGCCAGCCCGGCGCCGGCCGCGTGCGCAGCAACGCGGTCAGCTGCACGGTCGGCGCCCAGCCGACCCGGCCGAGGTTGTAGACCACCGGCGGGTTCACGTCGCTCGCGAGCAGGGCGAAGAACGGATCCGCGAGCCCGTGCCTCGGCCGGACCCACAGCCGGATCCTCGGCGGGTCGCCGATCCGGCCGTGCAGGTAGCCGACGCTCGCGGGGTCGAGCCGGACCTCGCAGCCCTTCGCGAGGTTGAACAGGCCTTCGGAGGTCTCACCGGTCATGGGGACCGCGCCGGGCGGCGGCTCCGCGGGCATGGCGGGGACGTCGGTCCACTCCGGACGCCGCATCGGCAGCCGCCCGGTGGTCACCCTGGCCTCGACGCAACTGCGGCCCCGCTGCTCCAGCGTGACCGCGACGACCGAGGCGCGCCTTCCGACCTTCCGGACGTCCATGCGCAGCAACACCGGCCCCACCGCCGGCGGGTGCAGGAACTCCGCGCTGATCGCGAGTGGCTCGGACGGCGGCTCGCCGCGTTCGTGGAGGAAGGTGAGGGCGGCCCTGGCCATCAAGGCCATCAGGAAGCCGCCGTGGGGGTGTCCACCGATCGACCATTCGGTCCGGAGGACCGCCGTGAAAGTGCCGTCACCCAGTGATCTCGTCGCGCACGCCGCGTCGAAGGAGGTGCTCGTTTCGTCGGCCGCGCTCACCGAGCACTGACCCAGGCCACGAGCCGATCCATCGGGGTGCGGGAGATCAACAAGCGCAGCTGGTTCACGGTCGGAACTTTACGTGTACCAGCGCCTCGAGCGCAGGGAGGAATGAATCTCCGCACCCGGAGACGATCTTTGTCACTGGCCGAGGTGAAGCCTCGCGAACAGGAGTGACTCCGCGAGGTCCCGCGACCGCCGCGCCGCGCTCGGCGACCGCCGGGTGTTGATCTCCAGCACGACCTGCCCGGAGAAATCGCAGTTCACGAGCTTTTCGAGCAGTTCGGCGCAGGGCTCGATCCCGCGTCCGGGCACCAGGTGCTCGTCCTTCGGCAGGCCCGTGCCATCCGCCAGATGGACGTGCGCGAGCCCGGAACCCATCCGTTCGGCGAGCGCGAGGGCGTCCATCCCGGCTGCCGCTGTATGGGACAGATCGAGCGTGTAGTGGCGAAACCCTACGTCCGTAGGGTCGATCGACGGCCGGAAGGCCGACACGCGCGACGTCCGCGAGCCGCCGGGCGGCCGGACCTTGAACATGTTCTCGACCGCGATCTCGATCCCGCTGGCTTCTTCGAGCTCGTCGACGAGGTCGCCGAACGCGTCGCCGTAGCGGCGCTGCCACCGGAACGGCGGATGCACCACGACCGTGCGCGCGCCGAGCTCCTGCGCCGCGTCCACGGACATCCGCAGGCGCACCTCGGGATCCGGCGACCACACGCGCTGGGTGATCAGCAGCGAAGGCGAGTGGATCGACAGCACCGGCACACCGGTACGGCGCGACCAGCGGCGCAGCGC is a genomic window containing:
- a CDS encoding thioesterase family protein, which produces MSAADETSTSFDAACATRSLGDGTFTAVLRTEWSIGGHPHGGFLMALMARAALTFLHERGEPPSEPLAISAEFLHPPAVGPVLLRMDVRKVGRRASVVAVTLEQRGRSCVEARVTTGRLPMRRPEWTDVPAMPAEPPPGAVPMTGETSEGLFNLAKGCEVRLDPASVGYLHGRIGDPPRIRLWVRPRHGLADPFFALLASDVNPPVVYNLGRVGWAPTVQLTALLRTRPAPGWLRVLVQSQSVHEAWFDSDALVVDSQGRLVCQARQLALAPAPGG
- a CDS encoding sugar phosphate isomerase/epimerase family protein, encoding MVQQIPVGLSTASVWPLRAGAAFELAADLGYDGVEVMVWADPVSQDISALRRWSRRTGVPVLSIHSPSLLITQRVWSPDPEVRLRMSVDAAQELGARTVVVHPPFRWQRRYGDAFGDLVDELEEASGIEIAVENMFKVRPPGGSRTSRVSAFRPSIDPTDVGFRHYTLDLSHTAAAGMDALALAERMGSGLAHVHLADGTGLPKDEHLVPGRGIEPCAELLEKLVNCDFSGQVVLEINTRRSPSAARRSRDLAESLLFARLHLGQ
- the proC gene encoding pyrroline-5-carboxylate reductase translates to MSVIAVLGAGKIGEALLSGLLHGGHSPDDLLFTERYPARAAELTERYGVHGVTVADAARRADVLVVAVKPQDIEPVLDELAPLLGAESLVVSLCAGLPTALYERRLADGVPVVRVMPNTPMLVGEAMSAVSAGAHATAEHIAVVKDLLSHVGQVVEVPESQQDAVTALSGSGPAYFFYLVEAMIDAGILLGLPRALAGQLIIQSAVGAAKMLAESDEHPVLLREAVTSPAGTTINAIRELEKHGVRAALLAAIEAAKDRSTELGAAHDPRT